From a single Bacillus pumilus genomic region:
- a CDS encoding MBL fold metallo-hydrolase: protein MKLTIIGCYGGFPAAGEATSGYLFESEGFRLLIDCGSGVLSKLQQYIDIEELDAVLLSHYHHDHIADIGPLQYAKLVGYHLGKSSGPLPIYGHTGDKEAFGRLSDDVHTKAKPYQPDEGIQIGPFQMDFLKTVHPAECYAMRIQAESAVVVYTADSSYQDAFIPFSKDADLLIAESNFYAGQDGSGAGHMNSTDVGKLAKEANVSELIITHLPHFGRHKDLVNEAQALYTGNIQLAHSGLRWNKEGR from the coding sequence ATGAAATTAACCATCATTGGATGCTACGGTGGGTTTCCAGCAGCTGGTGAAGCGACGTCAGGATACCTTTTTGAATCTGAGGGCTTTCGGCTGCTTATAGACTGCGGGAGTGGTGTTCTTTCAAAACTGCAGCAATACATTGATATAGAAGAACTAGATGCTGTTCTCCTTTCTCATTATCACCATGATCATATTGCAGATATCGGACCACTCCAATATGCGAAGCTAGTGGGATATCATTTAGGAAAAAGCAGCGGTCCGCTTCCGATCTATGGACATACGGGTGACAAAGAAGCATTTGGACGGCTTTCGGATGACGTACATACTAAGGCAAAGCCTTATCAGCCAGATGAAGGTATTCAAATTGGTCCATTTCAAATGGACTTTTTGAAAACGGTTCATCCGGCAGAATGCTATGCCATGAGAATTCAGGCAGAATCTGCTGTAGTGGTGTATACAGCAGACTCAAGTTATCAGGATGCATTTATCCCATTTAGTAAGGATGCAGATCTGCTCATTGCCGAAAGTAATTTTTACGCTGGACAGGACGGATCAGGTGCAGGACATATGAACAGTACAGACGTGGGGAAGCTTGCAAAGGAAGCAAACGTTAGTGAGCTCATCATCACGCATCTGCCTCATTTTGGTCGCCATAAAGACCTAGTCAATGAAGCACAGGCGTTATATACTGGCAATATACAGCTTGCCCATTCAGGGCTTAGATGGAACAAGGAAGGAAGATAG
- a CDS encoding lipoate--protein ligase: MLFIDNEQHYDPMINLAIEEYCLKYLDPEETYLLFYINQPSIIIGKNQNTIEEINTKYVEDNGIKVVRRLSGGGAVYHDKGNLNFSFITKDDGDSFHNFKKFTEPVIKALEKLGVKAELSGRNDIMADGRKISGNAQFATRGRIFSHGTLLFDSEIEHVVSALNVKKEKIESKGIKSIRSRVANISELMDQKMSTEEFRKILLSYIFDTNGEVPQYQLTEKDWEKIHEISRDRYQKWEWNYGRSPKFNLQHSKRFPAGSIDLRLEVKKGNIQDCKIFGDFFGVGDIADIEKKLIGQQYDRKTISDVLEDMDMRHYFGNVSKEDFLDLIY; this comes from the coding sequence ATGCTGTTTATCGATAACGAACAACATTATGATCCAATGATTAATTTAGCAATTGAAGAGTATTGCTTAAAATATTTAGATCCTGAAGAAACGTATTTACTGTTTTACATCAATCAGCCGTCGATTATTATTGGAAAGAACCAAAATACAATAGAAGAAATCAATACGAAGTATGTAGAAGACAACGGCATTAAAGTTGTCCGGCGTCTGTCCGGTGGTGGAGCAGTTTACCATGACAAAGGAAACTTAAACTTCAGCTTCATCACAAAAGACGATGGGGACAGCTTCCATAATTTTAAGAAGTTCACCGAGCCAGTCATCAAAGCGCTTGAAAAGCTAGGTGTCAAAGCGGAATTAAGCGGGAGAAATGACATTATGGCAGATGGACGGAAAATTTCTGGAAATGCGCAGTTCGCTACAAGAGGACGTATTTTCAGCCATGGTACGCTGCTGTTTGATTCAGAAATTGAACATGTAGTGTCGGCATTAAATGTGAAAAAAGAAAAAATTGAATCAAAAGGTATTAAATCCATTAGAAGCAGGGTCGCTAATATTAGTGAACTGATGGATCAAAAGATGTCGACAGAAGAATTTAGAAAAATCCTTTTAAGCTACATTTTTGATACGAATGGAGAAGTGCCTCAATATCAGTTGACTGAGAAGGATTGGGAAAAGATTCACGAGATTTCTCGGGATCGATATCAAAAATGGGAATGGAACTACGGCCGTTCACCGAAGTTTAATTTACAGCATTCTAAAAGATTCCCAGCAGGCTCCATTGATCTTCGGTTAGAAGTGAAAAAAGGCAACATTCAAGACTGCAAAATCTTTGGTGATTTCTTTGGTGTAGGGGATATTGCTGATATTGAAAAAAAATTAATTGGACAACAGTATGACCGTAAAACAATCAGCGACGTATTAGAAGATATGGATATGCGTCACTACTTCGGTAACGTGTCAAAAGAGGATTTTCTTGATTTGATTTATTAA
- the yhfH gene encoding protein YhfH — MLGKITEFFRNLPSKKCTKCGNELMEQHECYGNECEECSQVIYLK, encoded by the coding sequence ATGCTAGGAAAAATCACTGAGTTTTTTAGAAATTTGCCCTCAAAAAAATGCACAAAATGTGGAAATGAATTAATGGAACAGCACGAGTGTTATGGTAATGAATGTGAGGAATGCTCACAAGTAATTTATCTTAAATAA